The Nicotiana tabacum cultivar K326 chromosome 14, ASM71507v2, whole genome shotgun sequence genome contains a region encoding:
- the LOC107769887 gene encoding plasmodesmata-located protein 2 has product MGLHKKPCCILSLFLVILAILKLIPLAESASENTNLVYKGCAKQALSDPSGVYSQALSTLFGSLVSQSSKSKFYKTTTGSSQTTITGLFQCRGDLSNVECYNCVSGLPILIDKLCGTPVAARIQLLGCYMLYEVSGFPQISGMEMLYKTCSGKNAQGSGFEEKRDTAFSSLENGMASATNGFYTTSYESVFVVGQCEGDVGSSDCVECVKSAVQKTQVECGSSVSGQIFLHKCFVSFSYYPNGAPKKSSSSSYWSPSPSSGTGQNTGKTVAIILGGAAGVGFLVICLLFARNLTKKHDDY; this is encoded by the exons ATGGGCTTACACAAAAAACCCTGTTGCATTTTGTCTCTTTTCTTGGTCATTCTTGCAATTCTCAAGCTCATTCCACTAGCTGAATCTGCATCTGAAAACACTAACTTAGTGTACAAAGGCTGTGCAAAACAAGCATTATCAGATCCATCTGGTGTTTACTCACAAGCACTTTCAACTCTTTTTGGTTCACTTGTTTCACAATCCTCAAAGTCAAAATTTTACAAAACTACTACAGGCAGTAGCCAAACAACAATTACTGGTCTTTTCCAATGTAGAGGTGACCTCTCAAATGTTGAGTGTTATAACTGTGTTAGTGGTTTGCCAATACTTATAGACAAACTCTGTGGCACTCCAGTTGCAGCAAGAATCCAGCTTTTAGGTTGTTATATGCTATATGAGGTTTCTGGTTTTCCTCAAATATCAGGAATGGAAATGTTGTATAAAACTTGTAGTGGGAAAAATGCACAAGGGAGTGGATTTGAAGAGAAAAGAGACACTGCTTTTTCTTCATTGGAAAATGGGATGGCTAGTGCTACCAATGGATTTTATACAACTAGTTATGAGTCTGTTTTTGTTGTGGGACAATGTGAAGGGGATGTAGGCTCATCTGATTGTGTTGAGTGTGTTAAAAGTGCTGTCCAAAAAACTCAAGTTGAATGTGGTAGCTCAGTTTCTGGTCAAATTTTCCTACACAAGTGCTTTGTTAGTTTTAGTTATTATCCAAATGGGGCTCCTAAAaaatcatcatcttcttcatatTGGTCTCCATCTCCTTCTTCAG GGACAGGCCAAAATACAGGGAAAACAGTGGCTATAATACTAGGAGGAGCAGCAGGAGTTGGTTTTCTAGTCATTTGCTTGCTGTTTGCTAGGAACTTAACGAAGAAACATGATG ATTATTGA